Within Bacillus sp. FJAT-45350, the genomic segment AAGCTGAAATCGTAACGATGAACATGACAATCATAGGAATGATAACATAAAATGCCTTTGCACCAGTTTTGATTAACCATGTTGCTACCGCTAATAACGCTAATGCCCCTAGCATTTGGTTCGCTGCTCCAAATAAAGGCCATAACGCAGACCATGTACCAGATAAAGCAAGTGCACCAGCTCCAACTAAACCTGCTGCTGTCGCTGTATGGTTGTTTCTAAATATTGTTGTTCTATCTTCGCCTAGTTCTTGAATTGCATAACGTAAAAGTCTTGTAGCCGAATCTAATGTTGTTAATAAAAACGCTGAAGCTGTTAATGCTGTAAAGGTAATTGCTGTTGATTCTGGAATACCCCAATGAGACATAAAATATCCAATCCCTGCAGAGAATGTTCCAATTGGACCTCCAAGAGCATCCATTCTTGCAGCAAAGTCCGCTTGAGATAAGTACGCGACAGACCCAATTGCAACGATTGCCAAAAATCCTTCTAACAACATTCCACCGTATGCAATAAATTTACCGTTCTTCTCATTATCTAATTGCTTTGCTGTTGTACCAGATGATACTAATGAATGGAATCCAGAAATAGCTCCACATGCAATCGTGATGAATAAAATTGGGAATAAGAATCCTAATTGAGCATTATAAAATCCAGTATAAGCAGGGAATTCAATAGTTGGCGCAGCTAGAATAATACCAACTGCCGCCCCTGCAATCATTCCATACAATAAAAATGAATTTAAATAATCACGTGGCTGTAGTAGAACCCATACAGGTAAAATAGAAGCAAGATAAGCATAACCTAATAATATGAGAGACCAAGCCGTTGCAGGTAGTGAGATTGGGAAGTTAATTCCTACCCATATACACCCAAGCATTACAGCGACACCTATAATACTTGCTCCAACTAAATTCATTCGTAATTGGTTGATAATAAAACCAAAGATAATTGCAACACCTAAGAATAGAACAGATGCAGTTGCTGCTTCAGGAACAGAAACAAACGTGTTCGCTACTAAAATAATAAATACACCAACAATTAAAACTAATGTTGCAATAGAAAATGTTAAGAATAAGACTTGTCCTCGATTTCCAATATACTCTTTAATAATTCCACCAATTGACTTTGCCTTATGACGAATCGATGCTTGAAGCGATGTATAATCATGTACACCACCAATAAAAATACTTCCGATAATAATCCATATAACTGCCGGTAACCAGCCAAAAAATGCCGCTGTTAAAGGTCCAACGATTGGTCCTCCACCCGCAATTGTTGCAAAGTGATGCCCAAGTAAAACTGGCTTCTTCGCAGGTACGTAATCAATCCCGTCATACATTTCGGTTGCCGGTGTCTTTCGATTAGGGTCCACTTTCATTTGCTTTTCTAAAAAACGTCCATATGTGAAATAAGCTACTAAAAATATAATTCCAGAGATTAATAATAAAGTTAATAAGTTCATTGTGTTTCCTCCTCTAAACAATGAGAAAATACGGTCATAAATTCTTTTCCTTTACGATGAACCGTTATTTCCTTGTCCGCTACTTGAACAACTGCGATATAAACCTCTGCCCAGCCATTCATTCCCCATTTGATAAATTTCATCTTTCTTTTTTTCTTAGCCAACTTCTTTACTTCATCTGTGACTTCTTGGTTCGTGACGATTACACCAATAAAGATTGTCGACATATGTTCACTACGGTCAGGTACATAGGCCCCTATATGTTCTACTATTTTTGTTTCTAATGATTCAATATCTTCTGATGTTACTACTTCTTCTTTTTTTAATGTGAATACAAATTGTTGATTTTCAACTCCCCATACTTTGACGCTTTTTGAACCAAAATACTTTTCATCACTTCGATGATATTCAGCTCTAAAATCAATAGGAATATTACTAAGACTCTCATCTCGATACACATTAAACTGCGTTGTATACTTGTTTGCTACTTGTTGTATATATTGTTCCATAGCTTGTACATTCATTTTCATCACCTAGAATCGTTTTAATCCTGTTGCTTTCAATCCCTTTAATAAACCAAAACCTGATAGTGCAATAATAATTTTTCCATTCTTAAAATTCAGACTTTTTTCAATGTAGATATCAATTCCATCCTCATGGTGCTTATGAAAACGTTTTTCTTCACTTGGTCTATTTAAAGTTACTTCAACCTCTGCTGCTCCTCCAATACAACATTTATTTATCGTTTCATACAACGAAAGTTGAGCAACTCCTCCTCTATCTTTAATATACTTTTTAGCTTTACTGTCGATTGTCACTTCGACATTATTCTCCATGACTTGAATCAAACCTCCTTTCCCATATCTTATAATATTACTATTATTTAAAATATTCAAATAGTTTTTTAAATAATTTTAAAATAGTTATAAATACGTATAAAGAAAAACCGTTCTTACTTGTAAATAAGGGAACGGTTTTTAGGACTTAATAGTTTAAAAATTGTATATTAAATGCATCTTCATGAAGAATCTCAAAACGAAATCCTTGTTCTGCTAGTCCTTCAATAATTCGAGGTAATGCTTCAGTAGTCGTTGTTTTAGCTGGACTATCGTGGAAAAGAACTATAATTTGGTCATGATTTTGACTATTCCCTAACACAGCATTTACAATTTTATTTTTATCTACTATACTAGCAGAAGCATCTATTGAGTCAACATTCCAATCAAAATAAACATACCCTCTACTTTCAAGTTCTTGCGCTATCTCTTTCATCACATTTTTTCCACCATGACGGTGGCTCACTGTATTGTTCGAACCACCAGGAAAACGTACGAGCTTCGTATCTACACCAGTAACGTCAAAAATAAATTTCTCCCATTGTTGAAAGTCCTCAAAAAACGCATCAACTGATTGATAGATTTTACCGTAATTATGGGAATATGTATGATTACCTATACCATGTCCCTTCTCAACAATTTTTCTAAGTAGTTCATGTCCAGCTTCCGTTTCATTCCCTATTGGAAAAAACGTTGCCTTGATTTCATATTCATCTAACGTGTCTAGTATGATTCTCGTATTCTCTGACGGACCATCATCAAAGGTAAGATAGGCAACCTTCCCTTCTTCTTCTATAACTACAGGCTCATTATATTGTCCTAGCTCTTTCTCTAATTCTTCTATTTCTTTTTGTAACTCTTCTAATTCATACTTTAGTCGTTCATTTTCCTTTACCACTTCAAAGCTCTTTGAATAATCACTCCTTTGTTGTGATGCATAGGTTGTTTTTTCCCACGTATAAAATAATAAAAAGCCACAAAGAAACACAACACTTATTACTAATGCACCTGATTTTATCTTACTCCCCCCAATTTGTACGACTTATTATTTTATATGTGGTAACAGTTTGTCCTAGTCGGTTTAAAATTGGAATTTATTTGGATACATGGAGAAAGGCGGTAATAAATTTACACAATAAAAAACAACACCTTATAATGTATAATGACATGCTAAGTGTTGTTCTCATTAGCCAAGAACTATTTAATAGCTCCAGCTACATCATATAATTCGAGATTTATTTCTGTTGGAACTCCTTGAGCAAGCTTTGCTAATTCAGAACCTAAATAAGGTCCAGCCGTTAAACCAGAAGCTCCTAAACCATTAGCAAGGTACACACCTTCATAATTAGGAAGAGACCCAATGACTGGTAAAAAGCCTGGGGTATACGGTCGAAACCCTACCCTTGTCTCAATTAAAGTACTTTCAGCCAAACCTGGAGCAACCATTAGAGCCTTATCAAATATTTCATGTAACCCACCTGCCGTGACTCGATTATCAAACCCCTTGTCATCCTCATGGGTTGCTCCAACAACAATGTGACCATCTTCAAATGCTAATAAATATTGATTATTAGGAGGCATAACAACTGGCCATTTATTGGTATTCGCTCCTGTCAACTCTAGATGAACAATTTGCGCTTTCTGAGGTGATACTAGAAACTCTATTCCTACCGCTTCAAACAACTCTTTCGCCCAAGCACCACCAGTGACTATTACCTTTTCAGCAGATAGAATTTGATTATTTATTTTTACACCTGTAACATTATTACCTATTACATGAAGGGTTGCTTCACCATAAATAACAGTAGCTCCAATTCCTTTAGCAACATTAATTAGAGCATCACGAAGAGCTCTCCCATTAACACGAGCACCTCCACTAATATGAATTGAACTATATTCTTCTGATAAAGGCGGAAACAAAGCTTTCGTTTCAGCTGCTGATAACCTAGTTATTTCACCAATTTCTGGAGCATCCTCACGTCTTTTATATGCTCGTTCCATCATTTTCTCTAGCTTTTCCTCATCTGTGTGGAGACTAATTGCCCCTACTTGTTGATATCCTGTATTTTTTTCACCTAATAATTCCATTTCTTTAATGAGTTCTGGGTAAAATCTAGCACCATTTTTGACTAATTGATACCATGCCTTATTTCGACGTTGGGTCAGCCATGGACAAACGATCCCTGCTGCTGCATCTGTTGCTTGTCCTTTGTCCTCTCTGTCTACTAAAGTAACCGAGTGTCCAGCTTTTGCAAGATGGTATGCGGTTGATGCACCTAGAATCCCTGAGCCTATGACAATATACGATTGCATTTAAACACCTTTTCCATTTCAAGATTTTTCCTATGTAATATCCTTCTATAATAAGTATACATTTAAATACTATATAGATAAATTAACCTTATCAAGTTTTAAGACACATATAAAGAATTAACCAAAATAAGTGCCTATTACCAACCATTGCTTAATTTAAATACATTCAGCAAATTGGTCGTAAGGCACTTATCAAAAAATACTATTTTGTATTCTTCTTCTTTGCAGCTTCTTCTCCTTGGCTGTAGACTTCACCTGCAAATTCATTATCAGGTGAATTACCTAATGGATTTACACTTTGAGCCCCTGGTACTTGAGGGTTCTTGTTTTGCTTACCTTGTCTTTTTGACATCGTCTCATTCACCTCCCATTATGTAGTTGTTTCCTTATCTTAACTTCTGATTCCATAAAAAAACAAAAATAATAAGAAATAAATTTTGAAACTACTGAAAAGGTCCAATATAGTGGGTTCAGGAAGCAGTAAAGACTGCTAGAAAAGTGAAAATCACACTTTTTCAGCAGCCTTGTAAATTTTTCTTTTTCATTAATATGGTAAACAATTTCATTACTCATCTTTTTCGAGTTTTCTGCTAATTTTCTAACTTCATTAGCTACAACAGCAAAGCCCTTTCCCTCATCCCCTGCACGTGCTGCTTCAATTGATGCATTTAGTGCAAGTAAGTTATTGTAAACATCATCTAATTTAGCATCTATGTAGTATTTCAATCGTTTTAATTCGACTTTCATTAGTCCCATAAAAAATAGCAACTAAAATTTCAGTTGCCATCTCATTACACATCTATTCAAATCAGTTATTTCTCGAAGCTGCGTCTCCTCGAAATTTTACAGCAAGTCCCACAACTACTAATGGCAATCCTAGCATAAATAGAGTTAAGTTTGTCGTAACACCGCTTAATAGTAAGCAAACGGCACCTAATCCTCCAAGCACTAACGTCAGAAATTTATAATCCATAGTATCAACTCCATCACATTCGTTTCTTTAATAGTACCATTGTTACTTCGATAAATCTTTAATTTTTTTGAATTTTCCAACTAATTTTTCGCCTACAGGTTTTGTAAAGGTATAAAAACGAGTTATTAACGCAATTTAATAAGAAAAAATCAGTTAGGAGAAATCAAATGAAAGCTGTTACTTATCAAGGTATTAAAGACGTAAAGGTAAAAGAAGTAGCTGATCCTAAAATAGGAAAAAAAGATGATATATTAGTACGTATTACAAGTACAGCGATTTGCGGATCTGATTTACACCTTGTTCACGGTATGATACCTCAATTTCCTGAGGATTATATTATCGGACATGAACCTATGGGAATCGTTGAAGACGTTGGGCCCGATGTGACAAAAGTTAAAAAGGGGGACCGTGTCATAATTCCTTTTAACATTGCTTGTGGAGAATGCTTTTTCTGTAAAAATGAGTTAGAAAGCCAATGTGACAATGCAAACCCTGATAATGAAGCTGGGGCATACTTTGGTTATTCAGGGCTTTATGGGGGATATCCTGGTGGCCAAGCCGAGCTATTACGAGTGCCATATGGTAACTTTGTACCTTACGTCGTTCCTGAAGATTGCGAATTGGAAGATGAAAAGCTTTTGTTTTTATCAGATATTATTCCAACTGCATGGTGGGGAATTGAGCAAGCAGAAGTTAAAGATGGAGATACCGTTATTATTTTAGGATGTGGACCTGTTGGACTACTTGCTCAGAAATTTGCTTGGATGAAAGGAGCAACGCGCGTAATTGCAGTAGATTACGTTCAGTATCGCCTTGAACATGCAAAAAGAACAAATAATGTTGAGGTATTTGACTTCACCCAATATAAGGCATTAGGCTCACATCTAAAGGAGATTACAAAAGGTGGAGCAGATGCAGTAATTGATTGCGTTGGCATGGATGGTAAAAAAACGGCAGTTGAAATGATTGAAACAGCTCTAAAACTGCAAGGTGGAGCAATGGGCGCCATTCAACTAGCCAGTCAATGTGTCCGCAAAGGTGGTATCGTAAGTATCCTTGGCGTATATGGATTGCGGTATAACATGTTCCCACTTGGAGATTTCTTCTCTAGAAATATAACACTGAAAATGGGACAAGCACCTGTTATTCATTTTTTACCCGATCTATATAAGAAAATTATTAAAGAAGAATTTGATCCAACTGATATTATCACACATAAACTACCTCTATCAGAAGCTGAACACGGATATGACATTTTTGATGAAAAGCATGATGACTGTATAAAGGTAGTATTGAAGCCATAAGAAAAAAGATACGTTAGAAGGGTGTTTCCTTGCTCTAACGTATCCTTTTCTTTTTATTTATAAAACTCAATTACTCCTTCAAAAATCGCCTCAGCTGCTTCTTTATGGAATTTCTCTGTAGACATTCTTTTCGCTTCTGCCTCATTTGTAATAAAGCCTAACTCAACTAATACACTTGGCATAGTTGTATGACGAATTACTTGAAAGTTTGCTTCTTTTACTCCACGATTATTTGTTTTTAATTTTTTTATTAGTTCTTTTTGTATTTTTTCAGCTAATTCTTTACTTTTTGTATTTGAGTGATTTCGATTCCAATAAGTTTCTGTACCATGAGCTGCTTGATTTCCAGCAGCATTGGCGTGAATACTTATAAAAGAATCTGCTTTTGCATTATTTGCTATTTCAACACGCCTAGACAATTCAATAAAAGTATCATTTGACCTTGTCATGACAATCTTTGCTCCTGCCTCTTCAAGCATTTTTTGAAGTTCTAGACCTGTACGTAATACAATCTCTTTTTCCATTACACCAAAAGCAGTTGCTCCTGGATCTTTACCCCCGTGACCTGGATCAACAACAATCGTTTTCCCAGCAAGCTTTCCATTAGTATTTTCATTCTTTTTGTCTGGTTCCTCAACCGTTCCTTCTTCAATCGCTAGAAACCCTCTATGTACATACGCATATGTATTGGCGTAAATAATTTTTGCCCAATCTCCTTGATGCTCTACTATATTTACTGTTGAACCTTTTCTTAAACTATCTATTATATCAAACTCAGTTCCTGGACCTTTTCTCACGTTTAAAGTTGTAGGCTGAACTTGTCCAATTGAAACAAGCTTATCAATTGAAGGAGACTCTATCGGCGATACTTCAGTTTTATCTTGAGTTACTTGTTTTGTACGGTTAATTGTAACTTCTTTCGTTGCCTGGTCCCAATGTACTTTAGCACCAAAAGATTCTGAGAAGTATCTAAGCGGTAATAATGTACTCGAATTCACTATAATAGGTTCTGGATTAACAGCTTTAGAAGTACCATTTACTAAAACTGTATTGCTGTTAATAGTAAATAAAATCTCTGTACCATTATCTTTCGCTAGTACTTGTCTCGTATTCCCTAACCATTGGACCTCAATACCTAACGCTTCTCCTAATACTCTAAATGGAACCATCAAACTATTATCCTTCAATAGGGGTTGTGTAGGTAAAACCATTTCCTCATTATTCACAAAAATTCTGTTTGATTGATTTGTAGACTGATTGTTTAATTGAATATGATCACTATGAACAAATGCATCTTGTGAGTTATATTTAATTTTATACCATTCACCATTTACTGCTTGTTCAATAATTTGCACTTTAAATTCCTTTGTTAATTTACCAAGTAATTCTCCGTTAGTAGAAGGTGCAGATCTAACATTGAGGATGTCTGCTTTTACAGTACCTTCTTGAAAAGATGATGAAACATATTGTGCTGGAAGTACGACTGATAGCGCAATTAAAAAGCTTAAGCCTAACAGCCAAAGTCTATGATACTTCATTTCAATTCCCCCTACCATTTTATAAACCGACATTTTTCCTTATTATAGCATTCATTCAGTAATAATGGATGTAACTTTTGTCATAAAGATACGAATAATGTCCCAGTTTTGGTGTGTGAATTACAAAGCCGCACAAGACTTAATTGTCTTTGTGCGACTCCCATCTTTTAACCTATAGGATATCTAGCTTTACTAATAGAGCTAATAATATTTGTAGCAACACTTGGATGTTTAAAGCTACCTGTGTGTCTGTTGTTGTAATATCAACTTTTTGTGAGTTTTCAATTACTATTTTTTGGTACGTTTCCTGTCTTATCTTTGACGATTGTAATAAATCTTGTGTAATTTGTTCTGCTTTTTCGCTACTAGCTACTGAAATGCTAATAACAATAGCAATCGCTGCTTGTAGCGATGCCTGAAGTGATAATGCTGCCTTAGTATCTGTTGTATTTACAGCAATGTCACATGAATCTTTAATGTGAATTAACTCATCTGATAATTGAATTTCTTTATTAAAATGTTCTGCACTTTGCTCAGCAAATACATTTCTGCTACTCATATTTAATTCCTCCTTTAGTCGGTCTACTTTAAACTATGTCAAAAGTACAGTACATGATTGGACAGACGCATAGGGCGAACGTTTATTTTTCTGGACACAAAAATAGAAGATGCCTCAGTTCATCGCTCCAGAGACACCTTCTTTACTTTATTTGCATTTCTAATTTGTTCGATAAGATTCTAAAAATAATTGAAACTCTTGATAATCAATTGGTTTCGAAATGTAATACCCCTGAATTTCATCACTTCCTTTTTCAGTTAGGTAGGAATATGCTTCCTCTGTTTCAACGCCTTCCACGACTGTTTTTATTTTCAACGCCTTTGCCATAGTAATAATCGCTGAAATAATTTCTTTGTCTTGATGGTCATTTTCGATATTTTCTACAAAAGAACGGTCGATCTTTAATTTATTTATACTAAATTTCTTTAAATAGCTTAATGAAGAATAACCAGCCCCAAAATCATCTAATGTAATCGTAATTCCTTCTTGCTGTAGCTGCTTCACTTTCTGGATACTCGCTTCAAAGTCATTCATAATATACGTTTCTGTAATTTCAAGCTCTAATAAATGAGACGGCAACTTTGTTTCGACTAATAGTTGTTTTATTTTCTCTACAAAATTAGGTAACTCAAATTGTAAAGATGAAATATTGACTGCAACCTTAAGCTCTACCCCATTATCATAAAGTCTTTTATTATCAAGACAAGCCCTACGTAAAACTACATCACCTAATCGATGAATCAATCCCGTTTCTTCTGCAATTGGTATAAAATCTAACGGAGGAATTAATCCTCTTTCAGGATGTTTCCAACGAACTAATGCTTCCATACCTTCTATTGCTCGTTTTTTCCCTGCTACTTTCGGTTGATAATAAACAAGAATTTGCTCATCTGTTTTTAATGCTTTCCTTAATTCGTGCTCAAGGGTTGAGTTCTCTTTAATATTTCTCTCTATTTGCTCATTATATAGGACAAACTGAATATCCTGTTGAATCTCTTTAGCTTCATACATAGCAAGTTCACTTTGCTTTACTAAGCTATCAATATCATTTGCATTATCGGGATATACACTAGCACCAATACTTGTAGAAAGGAAAAATTCATGATCATCAACTTGGAAGCTCTCTTTAAACAAATAATCAATACTTCTAGCGTATGTTGTCACGTCATTTTCATTTTGATAATCTACTAGAAAAATAAATTCATCCCCACCCCAATGATAAATATAGGAGATATTTGTTTTTTCCTGTAGCCTCTTTGCTACATCTTTTAACAGTTTGTCACCAACCGAATGACCAAAAGCATCATTTACATGCTTAAAGCGATTTAAGTCAATCATGTAGAGGAAAAATTTTCTTCTCGGATCCTTACAGAATGATTGAAAGTCCAAACACAATTTTTCCTTATTAGGTAGTCCTGTTAATGAGTTATGATAGGCTAAGTATTCAACAACCCTTTCAGATGCTTTTAGCTCCGTAATATCGTTAGCAGAACCGATTAATTCGACAACCTCTGTTC encodes:
- a CDS encoding N-acetylmuramoyl-L-alanine amidase encodes the protein MKYHRLWLLGLSFLIALSVVLPAQYVSSSFQEGTVKADILNVRSAPSTNGELLGKLTKEFKVQIIEQAVNGEWYKIKYNSQDAFVHSDHIQLNNQSTNQSNRIFVNNEEMVLPTQPLLKDNSLMVPFRVLGEALGIEVQWLGNTRQVLAKDNGTEILFTINSNTVLVNGTSKAVNPEPIIVNSSTLLPLRYFSESFGAKVHWDQATKEVTINRTKQVTQDKTEVSPIESPSIDKLVSIGQVQPTTLNVRKGPGTEFDIIDSLRKGSTVNIVEHQGDWAKIIYANTYAYVHRGFLAIEEGTVEEPDKKNENTNGKLAGKTIVVDPGHGGKDPGATAFGVMEKEIVLRTGLELQKMLEEAGAKIVMTRSNDTFIELSRRVEIANNAKADSFISIHANAAGNQAAHGTETYWNRNHSNTKSKELAEKIQKELIKKLKTNNRGVKEANFQVIRHTTMPSVLVELGFITNEAEAKRMSTEKFHKEAAEAIFEGVIEFYK
- a CDS encoding polysaccharide deacetylase family protein; the encoded protein is MVKENERLKYELEELQKEIEELEKELGQYNEPVVIEEEGKVAYLTFDDGPSENTRIILDTLDEYEIKATFFPIGNETEAGHELLRKIVEKGHGIGNHTYSHNYGKIYQSVDAFFEDFQQWEKFIFDVTGVDTKLVRFPGGSNNTVSHRHGGKNVMKEIAQELESRGYVYFDWNVDSIDASASIVDKNKIVNAVLGNSQNHDQIIVLFHDSPAKTTTTEALPRIIEGLAEQGFRFEILHEDAFNIQFLNY
- a CDS encoding CC/Se motif family (seleno)protein is translated as MENNVEVTIDSKAKKYIKDRGGVAQLSLYETINKCCIGGAAEVEVTLNRPSEEKRFHKHHEDGIDIYIEKSLNFKNGKIIIALSGFGLLKGLKATGLKRF
- a CDS encoding spore coat protein yields the protein MSSRNVFAEQSAEHFNKEIQLSDELIHIKDSCDIAVNTTDTKAALSLQASLQAAIAIVISISVASSEKAEQITQDLLQSSKIRQETYQKIVIENSQKVDITTTDTQVALNIQVLLQILLALLVKLDIL
- a CDS encoding sensor domain-containing protein, whose product is MLHNKIYKNKPYHYVKELYSLIEKQDCEHERSVNELIRNVVTLGDSLKAITQDYELLSETIDRSFVISATDLDGTIIYVNQAFCSVFNFSEEELIGSSHNIVNSGYHDKVFFGNVWHTILNGKVWTGEIKNKTKEGKHCWLNTTIIPYRDSNGNIIGFYSIRVNNTETHLRQALERDFKRTMRSLHNIVFKVVKDEVGNFVYTMFEGKLAVKLDLQTENTYGKTPYDIYTTEFADKLIDNYEKCFQGEEHSFHFHYKGHDLISILSPIYNESGTEVVELIGSANDITELKASERVVEYLAYHNSLTGLPNKEKLCLDFQSFCKDPRRKFFLYMIDLNRFKHVNDAFGHSVGDKLLKDVAKRLQEKTNISYIYHWGGDEFIFLVDYQNENDVTTYARSIDYLFKESFQVDDHEFFLSTSIGASVYPDNANDIDSLVKQSELAMYEAKEIQQDIQFVLYNEQIERNIKENSTLEHELRKALKTDEQILVYYQPKVAGKKRAIEGMEALVRWKHPERGLIPPLDFIPIAEETGLIHRLGDVVLRRACLDNKRLYDNGVELKVAVNISSLQFELPNFVEKIKQLLVETKLPSHLLELEITETYIMNDFEASIQKVKQLQQEGITITLDDFGAGYSSLSYLKKFSINKLKIDRSFVENIENDHQDKEIISAIITMAKALKIKTVVEGVETEEAYSYLTEKGSDEIQGYYISKPIDYQEFQLFLESYRTN
- a CDS encoding small, acid-soluble spore protein L: MSKRQGKQNKNPQVPGAQSVNPLGNSPDNEFAGEVYSQGEEAAKKKNTK
- a CDS encoding NAD(P)/FAD-dependent oxidoreductase, whose amino-acid sequence is MQSYIVIGSGILGASTAYHLAKAGHSVTLVDREDKGQATDAAAGIVCPWLTQRRNKAWYQLVKNGARFYPELIKEMELLGEKNTGYQQVGAISLHTDEEKLEKMMERAYKRREDAPEIGEITRLSAAETKALFPPLSEEYSSIHISGGARVNGRALRDALINVAKGIGATVIYGEATLHVIGNNVTGVKINNQILSAEKVIVTGGAWAKELFEAVGIEFLVSPQKAQIVHLELTGANTNKWPVVMPPNNQYLLAFEDGHIVVGATHEDDKGFDNRVTAGGLHEIFDKALMVAPGLAESTLIETRVGFRPYTPGFLPVIGSLPNYEGVYLANGLGASGLTAGPYLGSELAKLAQGVPTEINLELYDVAGAIK
- a CDS encoding carbon starvation CstA family protein, with protein sequence MNLLTLLLISGIIFLVAYFTYGRFLEKQMKVDPNRKTPATEMYDGIDYVPAKKPVLLGHHFATIAGGGPIVGPLTAAFFGWLPAVIWIIIGSIFIGGVHDYTSLQASIRHKAKSIGGIIKEYIGNRGQVLFLTFSIATLVLIVGVFIILVANTFVSVPEAATASVLFLGVAIIFGFIINQLRMNLVGASIIGVAVMLGCIWVGINFPISLPATAWSLILLGYAYLASILPVWVLLQPRDYLNSFLLYGMIAGAAVGIILAAPTIEFPAYTGFYNAQLGFLFPILFITIACGAISGFHSLVSSGTTAKQLDNEKNGKFIAYGGMLLEGFLAIVAIGSVAYLSQADFAARMDALGGPIGTFSAGIGYFMSHWGIPESTAITFTALTASAFLLTTLDSATRLLRYAIQELGEDRTTIFRNNHTATAAGLVGAGALALSGTWSALWPLFGAANQMLGALALLAVATWLIKTGAKAFYVIIPMIVMFIVTISALGLMMYNNFIGGNYMLAVASSILFILCIFLAIEGWRSIVGSKNNENTVNM
- a CDS encoding zinc-dependent alcohol dehydrogenase; translation: MKAVTYQGIKDVKVKEVADPKIGKKDDILVRITSTAICGSDLHLVHGMIPQFPEDYIIGHEPMGIVEDVGPDVTKVKKGDRVIIPFNIACGECFFCKNELESQCDNANPDNEAGAYFGYSGLYGGYPGGQAELLRVPYGNFVPYVVPEDCELEDEKLLFLSDIIPTAWWGIEQAEVKDGDTVIILGCGPVGLLAQKFAWMKGATRVIAVDYVQYRLEHAKRTNNVEVFDFTQYKALGSHLKEITKGGADAVIDCVGMDGKKTAVEMIETALKLQGGAMGAIQLASQCVRKGGIVSILGVYGLRYNMFPLGDFFSRNITLKMGQAPVIHFLPDLYKKIIKEEFDPTDIITHKLPLSEAEHGYDIFDEKHDDCIKVVLKP